The following proteins are encoded in a genomic region of Takifugu flavidus isolate HTHZ2018 chromosome 3, ASM371156v2, whole genome shotgun sequence:
- the lratb.1 gene encoding uncharacterized protein lratb.1 isoform X1 has protein sequence MMSRIVLLHKQLCRLRSFRRHLGKCVFPPFNVFNVRFGSSKWSYDKSSRPEPVRIGCASGFWGDTATSVPQLIYGGKLDFLVFDYLSEITMSLLTASRTKSPNLGFTPDFVHAAIAPFINDIHRKGIRVVSNAGGVNPMACAEAILDVIKKAGLDLRVAVVTGDDLMPHRSSLSAVKVDDGGSSRLPERLHSMNVYLGAPPIRRCLDLGADIVITGRCVDSALALGPLMHAFNWQKTDYNLLAAGSLAGHLIECGAQSTGGIFTDWHKVPDWDNVGFPVVECSSDGSFVLSKPPKTGGLVSFGTAAEQLLYEIADPRRYLLPDVTCDFSQVTIQEIPGVDGGAVRVTGAKGMAPSCDYKVCATYMDGFRATAVCPVGGPRAVEKARRTAESIIKRMRRIFREVELEDFSCVNAQVLGAEDMYGANARTKGSREAVIWLAVYHQQKKALELFSREIAPAGTGMAPGLTGLVGGRPRVSPVLKPFFFFHPKCELKVHIHLDGQLMESLTDAGPDAPVQEAPPTWVDDEPADLPSGTHTYRLEELAYTRSGDKGDSANIGVISRHPLVYPYLKKHLTSSVVKEYFSHLIQPGTDNPVTRYTLPGVHGLNFVLQSSLGGGGVASLRSDPQGKAFGQMLLDLELSGLPDLTSLMDTPEGHMLEASWFSRVPTSRK, from the exons ATGATGTCGCGAATCGTCCTTTTACACAAGCAGCTCTGCCGGCTGCGCTCTTTCCGAAGACACTTAGGAAAGTGCGTCTTTCCGccatttaatgtgtttaatgtgCGGTTTGGTTCCTCGAAGTGGAGCTACGACAAATCCTCCAGACCCGAACCGGTTCGGATCGGCTGCGCCTCCGGGTTCTGGGGGGACACGGCCACTTCAG TGCCCCAGCTGATCTACGGTGGTAAACTGGACTTCCTGGTGTTCGACTACCTCAGTGAGATCACCATGTCTCTGCTGACTGCCTCCAGGACCAAGTCaccc AATCTTGGTTTCACCCCAGACTTTGTCCACGCCGCCATTGCTCCGTTCATCAATGACATCCACAGGAAAG GTATTCGTGTGGTCAGTAATGCCGGAGGAGTGAATCCGATGGCGTGTGCTGAGGCGATACTGGATGTCATCAAAAAGGCTGGTTTGGACCTCAGGGTTGCTGTGGTGACCGGCGATGACCTGATGCCTCAC AGGAGCAGTTTGTCAGCAGTGAAAGTGGACGACGGCGGCAGTAGCAGATTACCTGAAAGGCTCCACAGTATGAACGTTTACCTGGG ggCCCCGCCCATCCGCCGCTGCCTGGATCTGGGAGCCGACATCGTCATCACGGGACGCTGCGTGGACAGTGCGCTAGCCTTGGGGCCACTCATGCACGCT TTTAACTGGCAGAAGACCGACTACAACCTGCTGGCAGCCGGGAG tCTGGCAGGTCACCTGATTGAGTGTGGAGCTCAGAGTACTGGTGGAATCTTCACCGACTGGCACAAAGTTCCTGACTG GGACAACGTGGGATTCCCCGTGGTCGAGTGTTCCAGCGATGGCTCCTTCGTTCTCTCCAAACCCCCAAAAACAGGCGGTCTCGTCTCATTTGGCACCGCAGCCGAGCAGCTGCTGTACGAGATCGCAGACCCACGGCGCTATCTGCTGCCTGACGTGACCTGTGACTTCAGCCAGGTGACCATCCAGGAAATACCAG GTGTTGATGGCGGCGCTGTGAGGGTGACGGGGGCGAAGGGGATGGCTCCATCATGTGACTACAAG GTGTGCGCTACCTACATGGACGGGTTCAGGGCGACAGCTGTCTGTCCGGTCGGAGGACCACGGGCTGTAGAGAAGGCCCGTCGGACCGCCGAGAGCATCATCAAACG gatgCGGCGAATCTTTCGGGAGGTCGAGCTGGAAGATTTCAGCTGTGTCAACGCTCAGGTCCTCGGCGCCGAGGACATGTATGGCGCTAACGCCCGCACCAAG GGGTCCCGAGAAGCAGTCATCTGGTTGGCTGTTTACCACCAACAGAAGAAAGCCCTAGAACTTTTCTCCAGGGAAATCGCTCCTGCAGGAACCGGCATGG CTCCTGGCCTGACTGGGCTGGTGGGTGGACGACCTCGAGT GTCTCCGGTCCTGaagccatttttcttcttccatcCTAAATGTGAGCTGAAG GTCCACATTCACCTTGATGGACAACTGATGGAGTCTCTCACAGATGCGGGGCCTGATGCACCTGTGcaggaagccccgcccacatggGTGGATGATGAACCTGCAG ATCTGCCCAGTGGAACACACACTTACCGGCTGGAGGAACTGGCCTACACCAGGAGTGGAGACAAAGGAGACTCGGCTAATATCG GAGTGATTTCTCGTCACCCACTCGTCTACCCTTACCTGAAAAAGCACCTGACTTCTTCTGTGGTGAAGGAATACTTCTCGCACCTCATCCAGCCCGGCACAGACAACCCTGTCACAcg ATACACTCTTCCAGGGGTCCATGGTCTCAATTTTGTCCTCCAGAGTTcactgggagggggaggggtggcaTCTCTACGCAGTGACCCTCAG GGGAAAGCCTTTGGGCAGATGTTATTGGACCTGGAGCTCAGCGGCCTGCCTGATCTGACTTCACTGATGGACACACCTGAGGGCCACATGT TGGAAGCATCATGGTTTTCAAGGGTCCCCACATCTCGGAAGTGA
- the lratb.1 gene encoding uncharacterized protein lratb.1 isoform X3 has translation MMSRIVLLHKQLCRLRSFRRHLGKCVFPPFNVFNVRFGSSKWSYDKSSRPEPVRIGCASGFWGDTATSVPQLIYGGKLDFLVFDYLSEITMSLLTASRTKSPNLGFTPDFVHAAIAPFINDIHRKGIRVVSNAGGVNPMACAEAILDVIKKAGLDLRVAVVTGDDLMPHRSSLSAVKVDDGGSSRLPERLHSMNVYLGAPPIRRCLDLGADIVITGRCVDSALALGPLMHAFNWQKTDYNLLAAGSLAGHLIECGAQSTGGIFTDWHKVPDWDNVGFPVVECSSDGSFVLSKPPKTGGLVSFGTAAEQLLYEIADPRRYLLPDVTCDFSQVTIQEIPGVDGGAVRVTGAKGMAPSCDYKVCATYMDGFRATAVCPVGGPRAVEKARRTAESIIKRMRRIFREVELEDFSCVNAQVLGAEDMYGANARTKGSREAVIWLAVYHQQKKALELFSREIAPAGTGMAPGLTGLVGGRPRVSPVLKPFFFFHPKCELKVHIHLDGQLMESLTDAGPDAPVQEAPPTWVDDEPADLPSGTHTYRLEELAYTRSGDKGDSANIGVISRHPLVYPYLKKHLTSSVVKEYFSHLIQPGTDNPVTRYTLPGVHGLNFVLQSSLGGGGVASLRSDPQGKAFGQMLLDLELSGLPDLTSLMDTPEGHM, from the exons ATGATGTCGCGAATCGTCCTTTTACACAAGCAGCTCTGCCGGCTGCGCTCTTTCCGAAGACACTTAGGAAAGTGCGTCTTTCCGccatttaatgtgtttaatgtgCGGTTTGGTTCCTCGAAGTGGAGCTACGACAAATCCTCCAGACCCGAACCGGTTCGGATCGGCTGCGCCTCCGGGTTCTGGGGGGACACGGCCACTTCAG TGCCCCAGCTGATCTACGGTGGTAAACTGGACTTCCTGGTGTTCGACTACCTCAGTGAGATCACCATGTCTCTGCTGACTGCCTCCAGGACCAAGTCaccc AATCTTGGTTTCACCCCAGACTTTGTCCACGCCGCCATTGCTCCGTTCATCAATGACATCCACAGGAAAG GTATTCGTGTGGTCAGTAATGCCGGAGGAGTGAATCCGATGGCGTGTGCTGAGGCGATACTGGATGTCATCAAAAAGGCTGGTTTGGACCTCAGGGTTGCTGTGGTGACCGGCGATGACCTGATGCCTCAC AGGAGCAGTTTGTCAGCAGTGAAAGTGGACGACGGCGGCAGTAGCAGATTACCTGAAAGGCTCCACAGTATGAACGTTTACCTGGG ggCCCCGCCCATCCGCCGCTGCCTGGATCTGGGAGCCGACATCGTCATCACGGGACGCTGCGTGGACAGTGCGCTAGCCTTGGGGCCACTCATGCACGCT TTTAACTGGCAGAAGACCGACTACAACCTGCTGGCAGCCGGGAG tCTGGCAGGTCACCTGATTGAGTGTGGAGCTCAGAGTACTGGTGGAATCTTCACCGACTGGCACAAAGTTCCTGACTG GGACAACGTGGGATTCCCCGTGGTCGAGTGTTCCAGCGATGGCTCCTTCGTTCTCTCCAAACCCCCAAAAACAGGCGGTCTCGTCTCATTTGGCACCGCAGCCGAGCAGCTGCTGTACGAGATCGCAGACCCACGGCGCTATCTGCTGCCTGACGTGACCTGTGACTTCAGCCAGGTGACCATCCAGGAAATACCAG GTGTTGATGGCGGCGCTGTGAGGGTGACGGGGGCGAAGGGGATGGCTCCATCATGTGACTACAAG GTGTGCGCTACCTACATGGACGGGTTCAGGGCGACAGCTGTCTGTCCGGTCGGAGGACCACGGGCTGTAGAGAAGGCCCGTCGGACCGCCGAGAGCATCATCAAACG gatgCGGCGAATCTTTCGGGAGGTCGAGCTGGAAGATTTCAGCTGTGTCAACGCTCAGGTCCTCGGCGCCGAGGACATGTATGGCGCTAACGCCCGCACCAAG GGGTCCCGAGAAGCAGTCATCTGGTTGGCTGTTTACCACCAACAGAAGAAAGCCCTAGAACTTTTCTCCAGGGAAATCGCTCCTGCAGGAACCGGCATGG CTCCTGGCCTGACTGGGCTGGTGGGTGGACGACCTCGAGT GTCTCCGGTCCTGaagccatttttcttcttccatcCTAAATGTGAGCTGAAG GTCCACATTCACCTTGATGGACAACTGATGGAGTCTCTCACAGATGCGGGGCCTGATGCACCTGTGcaggaagccccgcccacatggGTGGATGATGAACCTGCAG ATCTGCCCAGTGGAACACACACTTACCGGCTGGAGGAACTGGCCTACACCAGGAGTGGAGACAAAGGAGACTCGGCTAATATCG GAGTGATTTCTCGTCACCCACTCGTCTACCCTTACCTGAAAAAGCACCTGACTTCTTCTGTGGTGAAGGAATACTTCTCGCACCTCATCCAGCCCGGCACAGACAACCCTGTCACAcg ATACACTCTTCCAGGGGTCCATGGTCTCAATTTTGTCCTCCAGAGTTcactgggagggggaggggtggcaTCTCTACGCAGTGACCCTCAG GGGAAAGCCTTTGGGCAGATGTTATTGGACCTGGAGCTCAGCGGCCTGCCTGATCTGACTTCACTGATGGACACACCTGAGGGCCACATGT ag